The following coding sequences lie in one Flagellimonas eckloniae genomic window:
- the rplK gene encoding 50S ribosomal protein L11: MAKEVDKVVKLQVRGGAANPSPPVGPALGAAGVNIMEFCKQFNARTQDKPGKVLPVVITVYKDKSFEFVVKTPPAAVQLLEAAKIKKGSGEPNRVKSGNVSWDQVKQIAEDKMVDLNAFTVESAMSMVAGTARSMGLKVSGKRPF, from the coding sequence ATGGCAAAAGAAGTAGATAAGGTAGTTAAATTACAAGTCAGGGGAGGTGCTGCGAATCCGTCGCCACCGGTTGGACCCGCCTTAGGTGCTGCTGGTGTTAACATCATGGAGTTCTGTAAGCAGTTTAATGCGCGTACACAGGACAAACCAGGTAAAGTATTACCTGTTGTTATCACCGTTTACAAAGACAAATCTTTCGAGTTTGTTGTAAAGACACCACCGGCGGCAGTTCAATTGTTGGAAGCAGCAAAGATTAAAAAAGGATCTGGCGAACCTAACAGGGTTAAATCAGGTAATGTTTCCTGGGATCAAGTAAAGCAAATCGCTGAAGACAAAATGGTCGATTTGAATGCTTTTACCGTAGAATCTGCAATGAGTATGGTTGCAGGTACGGCAAGATCTATGGGACTCAAAGTATCTGGAAAAAGACCTTTTTAA